In Salvia miltiorrhiza cultivar Shanhuang (shh) chromosome 4, IMPLAD_Smil_shh, whole genome shotgun sequence, the DNA window AGATTTCTATTTTTCGTGCAacgatataaataaaatattattaattagtggaatattagtataatgttttttagatattcaatagtttttagatatataatcatttttagatatttaatagtttttggatatgaaaattgattttaaaaaaaataataagaatgaatgagaattgaagaaaattagaatggagagATTATACGACGGCACATAGGATATAATTTATAttgttgaaatatttatataatgattttttagatatttagtttttaaatgtatcatgacttttagatttttaatggtttttagatatagaaatttattaaaatttagagaaaaaaaaaaaagagaatgaatgagaattgaggaagattagaatggagtgattatacgatgccacgtggGATCGAATTTATTTTgctcaaaattacaaatactaGCTTATgtcttttctatttttcgtgtaaggatataaataaaattttattaatcgGTGGAATATTAGTATAATGTTTTTTAGAAATTcaatagtttttagatatataatggtttttagatatttaatagtttttggatatgaaaattgattaaaaattaaaaaaaaataagaatgaatgaaaattgaggaaaattagaatggagtgattatacgacgtcggatagaatttattttgttgaagtattttatataatgatttttttagatatttagtttttaaatatatcatgacttttgaaatttttaatggtttttagatatagaaattgattaaaatttagaaaaaaataagaatgaatgagaattgaggaaaattaaaatgaaattattGTACAATGCCaggataaaatttattttgctttaatttatAGATACTATTAACTAATCAAACTCATCATTAATTATACTTCACAAAGAAAAAACATAATCAAGAAATCTTACTTCCTTCCTTACTTAGATTATCGAACATGATCTAAATCCTCACAGATATCATCCAACCGAAATTACAATTCCAAATAAAACAGAATATCTTTATTCAAATTAGTCtacttaaatatttatatatatgcacatCAAACAATACTAAAATGTACATGAGACACAAAAGCTAATAGCAAGAAACAAAAacgtcttgatttttttttgtatgatATTTCActacattatatatatgtacTTACACTCTTAAGTCTTAAGATCTAAATCATGGTTTGCAGATATTTCATCCCAtgcccccccaaaaaaaaattaatctcgTATTTTATTTTACGACTGGTGAGCCAGACGCTATCATCTTTCTCTTACTGGACGACGAATCAGTAGGGGAAGCAGGCTGTACAGGTGGCCTCCGACGGGTGGCGCGGATGTAACAGAAGACCGCCGTCAGAAACACGGCGGCTAAAACCCCGACAACCGCTACGCCGCCGACAACTGACTCCTCGAATGAGCGATCGTGGTGGTGGTGACGGTGCTTCCTCTCCATGACCTCTTCCTCGGCACTTTCCCCTTCTCCCAAAGCCTCCGCTGCCGGACTCGGCGCGGCGGCGACGTGATGCTTCCCCAGTTTCCGGCCGGCATTAGGAGCTTCTGCAATCTCGGCAGCCGTCGCCGCCGAGATCAAAAGCACGATCAAGCAGAAAACAGTAAACCTAGCCATTAATAATGTCGTTGCACACGAAACCAGTGCAATTttaagtctctatttatagaggAAGAGCGATTTTTTTCCAATTTGATTAAATGCATGGAAATTGACTTCATAAATGCACTATTTTTCTAGTACGCGTTACGTGCATGTTGATAAATTATACTCATGTTAGAAATAGgagtataaataaaataaaatactccctccgtcccatgaagcgtgacctatttcttttcggcacgggaattaagaaattggtattttgtgtgttaagtgtggtaggtgaaaaagtggaaaggtgaataaagggtaaattttttgctatttttagaaacaggtcaagcttcgtgggacaacccaaaaaggaaaatgggtcacgcttcgcgggacggagggagtatattgagTAAGGGGAAATTTCGTTTGTGTTGGCATTTGGTGAGTAAATTGAGCAGAGAATATACAAGTTGGATATGCAGGTAGCCGACAAGGTTACACGTGAAGTGTATATAATTAATagctgaataaaataaataattgcaAGTACGATTGAAACTCGAGC includes these proteins:
- the LOC131022915 gene encoding uncharacterized protein LOC131022915, which produces MARFTVFCLIVLLISAATAAEIAEAPNAGRKLGKHHVAAAPSPAAEALGEGESAEEEVMERKHRHHHHDRSFEESVVGGVAVVGVLAAVFLTAVFCYIRATRRRPPVQPASPTDSSSSKRKMIASGSPVVK